One Pelagicoccus enzymogenes DNA window includes the following coding sequences:
- a CDS encoding IS481 family transposase translates to MPWMETDKITQRRDFVFLASKPGANKRELIRRFGISPPTAYKWLERYRKEGLPGLEDRSRRPAGQPNKSCPEVERKVLELRRKHDCWGARKLRRLLQNAGEKELPSATTVHNIIRRAGLLGQGSRPCVAPRSFERSQPNELWQMDFKGHFEMAGSKRCHPLTACDDHSRFNLILKACEDERTSTVQECLLSCFGKYGLPWAILCDNGSPWGRGFGAASELEAWLLRLGVETIHGRPLHPQTQGKEERFHQTLKHELLGRTTLWRDLEHCDREFARFRETYNHVRPHRSLDLDCPADRYRASERALPATIPHCLSFYGEAEQVRKVKSKGDLMFKGRSFFIGRAFIGESVAINQFDDLRWEVFYCWKSLGMIDLSRATKPRNNYNALLAPPGRLGVQGEQEAHLKSVNHVP, encoded by the coding sequence ATGCCGTGGATGGAGACCGATAAGATAACCCAAAGAAGAGATTTCGTCTTCCTGGCATCGAAGCCTGGAGCGAACAAACGCGAGCTGATCCGCCGTTTCGGCATAAGCCCGCCGACTGCCTACAAGTGGCTGGAGCGCTACCGCAAGGAAGGCTTGCCTGGTCTGGAGGACCGCTCGCGTCGGCCGGCGGGGCAGCCCAACAAGAGCTGCCCCGAGGTGGAGAGGAAGGTCTTGGAGCTTCGCCGCAAGCACGACTGCTGGGGAGCGCGCAAGCTGCGCCGCCTGCTGCAAAACGCCGGGGAAAAGGAGCTTCCCTCGGCGACCACCGTGCACAACATCATCCGCCGCGCCGGCTTGCTCGGCCAAGGCTCTCGCCCGTGCGTGGCGCCCAGGAGCTTCGAGCGTTCGCAGCCCAACGAGCTTTGGCAGATGGACTTCAAGGGGCACTTCGAGATGGCCGGGTCGAAGCGCTGCCACCCGCTCACCGCCTGCGACGACCACTCCCGCTTCAACCTCATCCTCAAGGCCTGCGAGGACGAGAGGACCTCCACGGTGCAGGAATGCCTGCTGTCATGCTTCGGCAAGTACGGGCTGCCTTGGGCCATCCTCTGCGACAACGGTTCGCCCTGGGGGCGGGGGTTCGGGGCGGCCAGCGAGCTGGAGGCCTGGCTGCTGCGCCTGGGGGTGGAGACGATCCACGGCCGCCCCCTGCACCCCCAGACGCAAGGCAAGGAGGAACGCTTCCACCAGACCCTCAAGCACGAGCTGCTGGGCAGGACCACGCTGTGGCGCGACCTCGAGCATTGCGACCGGGAGTTCGCCCGGTTTCGCGAGACCTACAACCACGTCCGCCCGCACCGCTCGCTCGATCTCGACTGCCCCGCCGACCGCTACCGCGCCTCGGAGCGAGCCTTGCCCGCGACCATACCCCACTGCCTGAGCTTCTACGGCGAGGCCGAGCAGGTGCGCAAGGTGAAGAGCAAAGGCGACCTGATGTTCAAGGGACGCAGCTTCTTCATCGGAAGGGCCTTCATCGGGGAAAGCGTGGCGATAAACCAGTTCGACGATCTTCGCTGGGAAGTTTTCTACTGCTGGAAAAGCTTGGGGATGATCGACCTGAGCCGCGCGACCAAGCCTAGAAACAACTACAACGCGCTTCTTGCTCCCCCTGGACGCCTAGGCGTCCAGGGGGAGCAAGAAGCCCACCTGAAAAGCGTTAACCATGTACCTTAA